NNNNNNNNNNNNNNNNNNNNNNNNNNNNNNNNNNNNNNNNNNNNNNNNNNNNNNNNNNNNNNNNNNNNNNNNNNNNNNNNNNNNNNNNNNNNNNNNNNNNNNNNNNNNNNNNNNNNNNNNNNNNNNNNNNNNNNNNNNNNNNNNNNNNNNNNNNNNNNNNNNNNNNNNNNNNNNNNNNNNNNNNNNNNNNNNNNNNNNNNNNNNNNNNNNNNNNNNNNNNNNNNNNNNNNNNNNNNNNNNNNNNNNNNNNNNNNNNNNNNNNNNNNNNNNNNNNNNNNNNNNNNNNNNNNNNNNNNNNNNNNNNNNNNNNNNNNNNNNNNNNNNNNNNNNNNNNNNNNNNNNNNNNNNNNNNNNNNNNNNNNNNNNNNNNNNNNNNNNNNNNNNNNNNNNNNNNNNNNNNNNNNNNNNNNNNNNNNNNNNNNNNNNNNNNNNNNNNNNNNNNNNNNNNNNNNNNNNNNNNNNNNNNNNNNNNNNNNNNNNNNNNNNNNNNNNNNNNNNNNNNNNNNNNNNNNNNNNNNNNNNNNNNNNNNNNNNNNNNNNNNNNNNNNNNNNNNNNNNNNNNNNNNNNNNNNNNNNNNNNNNNNNNNNNNNNNNNNNNNNNNNNNNNNNNNNNNNNNNNNNNNNNNNNNNNNNNNNNNNNNNNNNNNNNNNNNNNNNNNNNNNNNNNNNNNNNNNNNNNNNNNNNNNNNNNNNNNNNNNNNNNNNNNNNNNNNNNNNNNNNNNNNNNNNNNNNNNNNNNNNNNNNNNNNNNNNNNNNNNNNNNNNNNNNNNNNNNNNNNNNNNNNNNNNNNNNNNNNNNNNNNNNNNNNNNNNNNNNNNNNNNNNNNNNNNNNNNNNNNNNNNNNNNNNNNNNNNNNNNNNNNNNNNNNNNNNNNNNNNNNNNNNNNNNNNNNNNNNNNNNNNNNNNNNNNNNNNNNNNNNNNNNNNNNNNNNNNNNNNNNNNNNNNNNNNNNNNNNNNNNNNNNNNNNNNNNNNNNNNNNNNNNNNNNNNNNNNNNNNNNNNNNNNNNNNNNNNNNNNNNNNNNNNNNNNNNNNNNNNNNNNNNNNNNNNNNNNNNNNNNNNNNNNNNNNNNNNNNNNNNNNNNNNNNNNNNNNNNNNNNNNNNNNNNNNNNNNNNNNNNNNNNNNNNNNNNNNNNNNNNNNNNNNNNNNNNNNNNNNNNNNNNNNNNNNNNNNNNNNNNNNNNNNNNNNNNNNNNNNNNNNNNNNNNNNNNNNNNNNNNNNNNNNNNNNNNNNNNNNNNNNNNNNNNNNNNNNNNNNNNNNNNNNNNNNNNNNNNNNNNNNNNNNNNNNNNNNNNNNNNNNNNNNNNNNNNNNNNNNNNNNNNNNNNNNNNNNNNNNNNNNNNNNNNNNNNNNNNNNNNNNNNNNNNNNNNNNNNNNNNNNNNNNNNNNNNNNNNNNNNNNNNNNNNNNNNNNNNNNNNNNNNNNNNNNNNNNNNNNNNNNNNNNNNNNNNNNNNNNNNNNNNNNNNNNNNNNNNNNNNNNNNNNNNNNNNNNNNNNNNNNNNNNNNNNNNNNNNNNNNNNNNNNNNNNNNNNNNNNNNNNNNNNNNNNNNNNNNNNNNNNNNNNNNNNNNNNNNNNNNNNNNNNNNNNNNNNNNNNNNNNNNNNNNNNNNNNNNNNNNNNNNNNNNNNNNNNNNNNNNNNNNNNGGCCGTATTGTGATTTAAAGTGCAGTGACAGGGGTTGCGCATTTTCCTTTAGTGATGTCTCTGAGATGATGTCGCTGAATTGACTAgatgggtgggggggggggaggctCGTCGATCTAGAATAGAGCTGTACTTTGGTATAGATGGGCTATCGATGATATGATTCAGCGGATGCACTAGTGGGAACTGGGGAATCAGCCAATCAGGGTCAAGAGTTGTTATAGGTGAAAGATAGGTTTGGCATGACTTTGATGGAAACAGCTGCTGTTGATTGTGTTGCTAAGAATCTAAGATTATATTTGCACCAAGCGATTTATCCATCACAACTAGCTCGTCATCAACAGTGTCCTGCTTGCTTAGGTGACTTGAGGGGGGAGTGAGGTTTGCGattccttttaatttgttaataCAGACCCTCTTTTTCTGGCGGCTGACAATGGAAATTATTTCCTTTtaggctttttttttcttggtgcTCATAGCATGTATCCTGCATCGGATACTTTGCTTGTCTGAGGAATTATGCTGTTTTAGCTGTTTAGCTTATATAAATCATAACCTTGTTGGAGTTAAAGCTCTAGTCcaaattttacaattttttcattCGCAGAATTATGAACTAGAAGAACCATGTTAGCATGCTAGTGTGTGAGTTGGAAGGCTACCTTTTATTTAGGTTTGATTCTGATCTGCAGGCTAAAGCTGTTTCTATTTTTCAGTTGCTTGATACTACTTGATAGAAAGTTTTGACATTTAGGTCAGTGGCGGAGCTTGAGCAACTAATCAGGGGGGCCCAGCTTTGCTAATTTGCTCTGAAAATCAATGAACAGTAGCTGATTTACTATTCATATAGTGGAGATTTCCAACAGCCAGGGGTGGCCATGGCCCCCTTTACACTACACTAAGCTCCGCCCCTGATTTAGGCAGATTTTGCTTGCTTTGCAAACTGGTGTATTGAGCACAACTGGAACTTCCATGTAATTCTTGTTAATCTGTTGGTTTGCTTCAATGTTCAAAGGAAGAAATAATGTGTCACTTTTCATTGGAAAAATGGACCTTTAATTATGAATCAGGATTCAAACTAGTGCATACTGTGTGTTGGGTAGTAAAGTCTGTACATTGCAGTATCATGTTTTAACAAACCATGTTGGTATCCAGGTTGGCTTTGAGATGATTGATGCTATCGCAGAAGCTGAGGGAATTTCAGTCACCAGTAAGCAATTTAAGGCGATCGTCGGGAAAGGTAATTCAGTGCAAAGTATACTGATCTACATGTGTATTTCACTGACCTAAACCTTGATTTTCGCAATTTTGACCTTGCTCAGCAATTTTAGTTCCCCTCAACTAGCTCTGATTTTTAGTTCTCCTCATAACTTAGGTCTGTACTTCTGCATGCGGAGAAATTTTGCTCATGTTAGCCATACCTGGCACCCCTTGTTGTGTATATTTGAACTCAAATTCCTAGCATAGTTTGCCTGAATATAAGTCTCTGACATTGAGTTAGGCCATTCTACTGATGCTGTTGTATCTGAtgatttcttctctttcttgctAGCTGATTTACTTAGTTATTTGTGTATCAACTTGAACATAATCAAAGAAGGTGTCATCTTTCTTGTCATTGGTCTAAGTTTTTTTCGTACTTCTTCCGAACTTTCCTGTAAACAGTACAATGAAGTGTTGTACTGCTGTTGCTGATGCTTTTGAGCACTATCTATGTATAGTGGTATCAAATAGATGAATGTGAACCCGCTCTCTGAAGTTTCTCTGTTCTTATTTGTTTGTACCCCTTGTTCTGAGTTAACGTTTTGTAAGAACTAACTGCTTGCCAGTTTCTGTCGATTTTCTCAATCATATGCAGCTAAACGAAACCTATGAATGGATAATTTTATATTAAATTTGTATCTGAGTGGAATCAAAGTATACGTGCATGTTTTGAAAATACAATGCTTCTCTCTATTTAGGCCTTATTGGTGATGTTCCTGTAATGCTTGCCAAGCCACAGACTTTTATGAATGCAAGTGGTGAGTCTGTAAGTAAAATTACCCTACTGCAGCTTCAATTAAATCATGCTTTGCTAGTCCTTTCTCCTTACTACTATTTATGTAGGTTGGACAGCTCGTTTCATATTTCAAGATACCACTAAATCAATTAGTTGTGGTAAATGTTATCCTTGAGCTAATACTTTATCATGTTACATAATGTTTTGCCCAATAAATTGTTCTCTTATCCTTTTACATAGATATATGATGATCTTGATATACCGTTTGCAAAATTGCGGCTGCTGCCAAAGGGGGGACATGGCGGGCATAACGGGTATTCAGTTCTTTTCCAGAACCCTATCCTTTCTACAAGACTACAATTTCATGGCTGAGCATGAAAGGGACTTGAATAAAAATGCTGCAATAGAATTGTTATGAATTGGTTGTTAAATGCTTAGACAAAGAGGATGCTCAGTTACAAGCCTTGCCTGCACTAAGACGGTGATTGTTatgcttctttttttctcccaaTGGAACTTGGAACTTAAATCCTTGTgaatcctttgttttcttcaatcaATATTCTAATGCACAACATAGTCATACTGCAGTGCCTCGAAACTATCAGGCTTTGTTATTAGACCTAATAACTGGATATATTGCAGGATGAGGAGTATTATCGACCATTTAAAACAGAGCCGCAATTTTCCACGTCTGAGGATGGGTACGACAACtatttgctcttttttttcatcCAGGCGAACGTCTGAAAGATCATTCCCCAAAAAATGTTGTGCAGGCATTGGACGGCCACCTGAGGAGATGGGCGCTATCAGTTTTGTTCTACGATCATTCagcaaggaagaaaaggaagaggttTGTAAATTTGATACATGCAAAATTGCTTCATCATTATGCCTGTGGCCTTTTTCTTAAGCAGACCACGGTATCTTAAAACCTTGAAGCTGAATACTACGTTTTTTTAAGGGCTAAATACCACATTGATCTATACAAGCAGAACATCAGTCATCAGTAACTATTCTCTCCACTTTCCGCAGCTTGAAGTGACGTTCCAAAGAGGCTTGCAAGCAGTAAGGATCATGGTACGGGAAGGATTCAACAAAAGTGCAACATTTGTGAACACTCCACTGCCATTAGAAATGCCATTAGAAATGTTGAATAGATAAAAATTGCTTCGGATTGTATTCAAAACGCCGTATAGATTAGATTCACATAGTTGCTGACCCTAGGGCCATTGTCCCTGACGTGTGAAGATACAGCCCTGGAGATATCATAGTTTCTGTAAAGATTTGATTACACATGTCACAGCTGTATACATTGGATTCACATGGCTGTTTTCAGGTTAAGGGGATTATTTGAATTTCTTTCTGTTTGTTCTGCCTTCTGCTCATCAGATTATTGTTTTCAAATTTCAAGCCATAGATTGTTTCTTGGATTTTTCGTTTATTCTAAGGAGATCCACTGTTCTTTCCTGACAGTTTGATGTCATGTTTTCATCAGAACAAAGTCGCAAACAGTGTGTTGTAAAAGCCTTTTGTGCCACTGCCGTGCCGACTGCTGGGTGCCTACTGCCGACTAGCGACACAACACTGATGCCATCGAGAACCAGTCGATCATGATCGTCCAGAAACCGCCTCCATTCTCGAGCTAAATCACCACCGTCCGCGCATGCTTCCAGCTTCCCACCAACCCCCGAACACGCGTTCAGATCCACCCCCCTAAAACCCTCCCATCCACATCACTCATCACTCCTCCCCCAAtcccactccgccgccgccgcgccgccagcctACCCCACCATGGCGGCGA
This sequence is a window from Setaria italica strain Yugu1 chromosome III, Setaria_italica_v2.0, whole genome shotgun sequence. Protein-coding genes within it:
- the LOC101784821 gene encoding peptidyl-tRNA hydrolase, mitochondrial isoform X1, with the translated sequence MRLLSGVLASSSALLSGVLASSSALLSGVLGSASAAFDRLGFSRVSFGRANPSSMPAPACKAAAASSSAAADADAGAQKPWLFVGLGNPGRMYKGTRHNVGFEMIDAIAEAEGISVTSKQFKAIVGKGLIGDVPVMLAKPQTFMNASGESVGQLVSYFKIPLNQLVVIYDDLDIPFAKLRLLPKGGHGGHNGMRSIIDHLKQSRNFPRLRMGIGRPPEEMGAISFVLRSFSKEEKEELEVTFQRGLQAVRIMVREGFNKSATFVNTPLPLEMPLEMLNR
- the LOC101784821 gene encoding peptidyl-tRNA hydrolase, mitochondrial isoform X2, giving the protein MRLLSGVLASSSALLSGVLASSSALLSGVLGSASAAFDRLGFSRVSFGRANPSSMPAPACKAAAASSSAAADADAGAQKPWLFVGLGNPGRMYKGTRHNVGFEMIDAIAEAEGISVTSKQFKAIVGKGLIGDVPVMLAKPQTFMNASGESIYDDLDIPFAKLRLLPKGGHGGHNGMRSIIDHLKQSRNFPRLRMGIGRPPEEMGAISFVLRSFSKEEKEELEVTFQRGLQAVRIMVREGFNKSATFVNTPLPLEMPLEMLNR